The proteins below come from a single Kosakonia sp. SMBL-WEM22 genomic window:
- a CDS encoding helix-turn-helix domain-containing protein, with protein MKQQTRPQSLSEQMRDGNLFAEQCPSRDVLKHVTSRWGVLILVALREGTHRFSDLRRKMGGVSEKMLAQSLQWLEQDGFVNRVAFPVVPPHVEYSLTPLGEQVSEKVAALADWIELNLPEVMAHHRERDVA; from the coding sequence ATGAAACAGCAAACTCGCCCGCAATCCCTGAGCGAACAGATGCGCGACGGCAATCTCTTCGCCGAACAGTGTCCCTCCCGGGATGTGCTGAAACACGTCACCAGCCGCTGGGGTGTCTTAATTCTGGTTGCCCTGCGCGAAGGAACGCACCGCTTTAGCGATCTGCGCCGCAAGATGGGCGGTGTCAGTGAGAAGATGCTGGCGCAGAGCCTGCAGTGGCTGGAGCAGGATGGTTTTGTGAACCGCGTCGCCTTTCCGGTGGTGCCGCCCCATGTTGAATATAGCCTGACGCCGCTCGGCGAGCAGGTGAGTGAAAAGGTTGCCGCGCTGGCAGACTGGATTGAGCTGAACTTGCCCGAGGTGATGGCCCATCATCGCGAGCGCGATGTGGCGTAA